Genomic segment of Thermodesulfobacteriota bacterium:
CGCGATCTCCTCCATCCACACCCATCGCGGAAAGACCGGCGGCTCGATCAGGGGCAGGTCCATGGGCTCTCCTGGCTCCTGCGCCGGACGCTGGGCCCGGGCCGGCGCGGAGTATACCAAGGGGGCCGCCGAGGCGGTAGTGGCCCCCCGCCCCCCGCCGCTCCCTCCCCCCCCCCTCGAAATCGGTATCGGTATCGAAATCGAAATCGAAATCGAAACCGGCATCGATTTCGATTGGACGGCAGTCCCCGTTGGACCGTGTGGTGCGCTACGCGAAACGGCGCCGGGACCCGGAACCCCCGAAGGGCGTCTCCAGGGCCCGCTCCCCGCGGCGCAGGAACCAGCGGTCGAGCACCACGCGCCGCGCCAGGGGGGCCGAGGCGAGCAGCAGCCGGGCGGCGGCGCGGCGAAGTCCCGCGGGGGGCGGCCCGGCGGGACGGGGGGGGCCCAGGCGCTCTCGGAGCGCCTCCTCGTAGCCCCGCAGCCGCTCCGGGCGGGGATCGCCCCGGGCCTCCAGGATGGCGCGGGCCGCCAGGAGGCCCGACTCCACCGCCGGCCGGATGCCCTCGCCGCTCTCGGGGTACGCGAGACCCGCGGCGTCGCCTGCCAGGAGCACTCCGTCCCCGGTGAGGCCCCGGGGGCCCCGCCCCCACAGGCGGTAGGCCCAGCCCGAAGCCCTGAAGGCACCGGCGCCGCCCTCCCGCAGACCCCCAGGAAGGGCGGGGAGGGAGGCGAGGAACGCGGCAAAGCGGTGCTTCACGTCGGAGGCCCCCTCCACGCCGAGCCCCACGTTGAGGAACCCCCCCTTGCGGATACACCACCCGTAGCCGCGCAGGTCGTCGGTGAACCAGAGCTCGGGGGTATCCCCGGCCACCGGGCAGGGACTGCCCCCGATGGGAAACTCCACTTCCTGCGCCGCGACCGCGGGGCCTTTGGCGCCGCCCAGGCGGCGCGCCACGGGGCACGCGTGGCCGCCGGCCCCCACGACGAAGGGCGCCCCGATCTCGCCGTTGGCCACCCAGCGGCCCCCGCGCCGTTCCAGGGAGGCCAGCGGTTCCCCCAGCCGAAGCCGGGCGCCGCAGCCGCGCAGCAGGAAGTCGTCGAGCTCGGCCCGCCGCACGCCGTAGCTCACGGCCTCCCGGTAGCGCACCTCGACCAGGCGGCCGCCCTGCACGCCCACCCGAAACCCCTGGCGGGGCTGGAGCACCCGGCCGCGGCCGGAGGCCGCGGGCTCGATCCCCAGGGCCTCGAAGACCTGGGGGGTGACCCAGCCGGCGCAGACCTTGGGCCGGGGAAAGTCGGCGCGGTCCAGGACCACCACGTCGAGCCCCCCGGCGGCCAGGAGCCGCGCGCACGAAGACCCCGCGGGGCCTCCGCCCACCACCAGGACGTCGTAGGTTTCCACGGCGGCGGGGCCCCGGCTCAGAGCCTGTGAAACAATCTGCTGCGCGACCGGATTGCTTCGTTGCGCACTCGCTCACTCCTCGCCTATCTACTTGATATGTCTCGTCGTTCGCTCATGCGCGCCTCGCACTCCGGTCTGCTCGCGACGATTCTTTCACAGGCTCTCAGGGGTAGAGGTGGGCGCGGGTCCAGGGCACCGCGTTGTCCTGGGGCCGGCTGAAGAGGACCTGGAAGAGCTGGAGGGTCCCGGTGGTGAACCCCGCGATGGACCCGGCCAGGTAGAGCCTCCACGCCCGCACGAAGCGCTCGTCGAACATCTCCCGAACCTGTCCGGAGGCCTTCTCGAAGCGCTCGAGCCAGTGCTCCAGGGTGCGGGCATAGTGCAGGCGCAGGTTCTCCACGTCGAGCACCGAGAAGTCGTGGGGCTCCAGCACCTCCATCATCTCCCGCAGGGTGGGCGGGTACGCGCCGGGGAAGATGCGCTGCTCGATCCAGCGGTGGAGGGGGGCGGGGCGGTTGCGCCCGATGGAGTGGAGCAGCCCCCGGCCGGTCGCCGTCAGGCTCCGGTCGATCACCCGGCCGAGCTCTCGGTAGTGCTCCCGACCCACGTGTTCGAGCATCCCCACCGAGACGAAGGCGTCGTACCGGCCCGTGAGGTTTCGGTAGTCGTCCTCCACGAACTCCACCCGCCCCGCGAGCCCCTCTGCCCGGGCCCTCTCCCGGGCCCAGGCAATCTGCTCCCGGCTCACGTTGAAGGCGCGCACCCGGGCGCCGTGCTCGCGGGCCATGTGGAGCGCCAGGGCTCCCCAGCCGCACCCGGCCTCTGCCACGGTCTCCCCGGGCTGGAGCCGGAGCTTGCGGCACACGTGGCGCATCTTGGCCACCTGCGCGTCCTCCAGGGTCGCCCCGGCGTGGGGAAAGTAGGCGCAGGTGTACACCAACTGCTCGTCGAGCCAGAGCCGGTAGAAGTCGTTTCCCAGATCATAGTGGTGGTGAATGTTCTCCCGGGAACCCTCCAGGGTGTTCGGCCGGGCGCGGCGCAGCCGGGAAAGGACGCGCCCGGCGGCATGGGCGAGCCCCTCGGCACTCGGCCAGGCGCGGTAGGTCTCCTCGATGAATCCCACCAGGTCTCCCTGCACCTCGATCCGCCCGGCGGCGTACGCGTCGCCGAAGCGAAGCTCCGGGTCGAGCACGAGCCCCGG
This window contains:
- a CDS encoding cyclopropane-fatty-acyl-phospholipid synthase family protein, which produces MDARPTAHPAADLETDQPACPRSRPTARLPEAAPAGAGSMGPWLARQVLRAAGSPPVRFVFPNGREVGTSAAPPVARLHLREPRALPGLVLDPELRFGDAYAAGRIEVQGDLVGFIEETYRAWPSAEGLAHAAGRVLSRLRRARPNTLEGSRENIHHHYDLGNDFYRLWLDEQLVYTCAYFPHAGATLEDAQVAKMRHVCRKLRLQPGETVAEAGCGWGALALHMAREHGARVRAFNVSREQIAWARERARAEGLAGRVEFVEDDYRNLTGRYDAFVSVGMLEHVGREHYRELGRVIDRSLTATGRGLLHSIGRNRPAPLHRWIEQRIFPGAYPPTLREMMEVLEPHDFSVLDVENLRLHYARTLEHWLERFEKASGQVREMFDERFVRAWRLYLAGSIAGFTTGTLQLFQVLFSRPQDNAVPWTRAHLYP
- a CDS encoding NAD(P)/FAD-dependent oxidoreductase yields the protein METYDVLVVGGGPAGSSCARLLAAGGLDVVVLDRADFPRPKVCAGWVTPQVFEALGIEPAASGRGRVLQPRQGFRVGVQGGRLVEVRYREAVSYGVRRAELDDFLLRGCGARLRLGEPLASLERRGGRWVANGEIGAPFVVGAGGHACPVARRLGGAKGPAVAAQEVEFPIGGSPCPVAGDTPELWFTDDLRGYGWCIRKGGFLNVGLGVEGASDVKHRFAAFLASLPALPGGLREGGAGAFRASGWAYRLWGRGPRGLTGDGVLLAGDAAGLAYPESGEGIRPAVESGLLAARAILEARGDPRPERLRGYEEALRERLGPPRPAGPPPAGLRRAAARLLLASAPLARRVVLDRWFLRRGERALETPFGGSGSRRRFA